In Pseudoalteromonas carrageenovora IAM 12662, the following proteins share a genomic window:
- a CDS encoding PDR/VanB family oxidoreductase, translating into MFSVNVRCKKVETPNIVSFELIPINAQALPKFDAGSHIDVVLNDKITRQYSLISHPQSDEFYKIAVLKDANSRGGSIALHSDVQVGDTLSISDPRNLFALNSTHNKALLFAGGIGITPIISMARELDINGVDFELHYHAKSPVEAAFYQELLECSFSEKVFFHFSTQPKKDAKELIGEFKTNTHLYTCGPAAYMEYIFNSAKSNNWKDEYLHKENFKAEPKAEGSEDIPFKLILSRSGLEIDVSAEQTALEAMEDAGIELDVSCEMGICGTCVTSVTCGIPDHRDEFFTADEKAKNDRFTPCCSRALSNSLTLDL; encoded by the coding sequence ATGTTTTCAGTAAACGTACGCTGTAAAAAGGTTGAAACACCTAATATTGTCAGTTTTGAGCTAATACCTATAAATGCGCAAGCTTTACCTAAATTTGATGCGGGTAGCCACATTGATGTGGTGCTTAATGATAAAATAACTCGTCAGTACTCACTTATCAGCCATCCTCAATCCGATGAGTTTTATAAAATAGCGGTATTAAAAGATGCCAATTCACGAGGAGGCTCAATTGCACTTCACTCTGATGTGCAAGTCGGTGATACATTATCAATTTCTGATCCTCGCAACCTCTTTGCACTCAATTCAACTCATAATAAAGCACTATTATTCGCAGGCGGTATAGGCATTACTCCAATAATCTCAATGGCAAGAGAGCTTGATATTAACGGCGTTGATTTTGAGCTTCATTATCATGCTAAATCCCCCGTAGAGGCAGCTTTTTATCAAGAATTGCTAGAGTGTTCATTTTCTGAAAAGGTATTTTTTCACTTTTCAACCCAGCCAAAAAAAGATGCAAAAGAACTTATTGGTGAATTTAAAACGAATACGCATTTATACACTTGTGGCCCAGCAGCTTATATGGAATATATTTTTAACAGTGCAAAATCAAATAACTGGAAAGACGAGTACTTACACAAAGAAAATTTTAAAGCTGAACCTAAAGCAGAAGGTTCTGAAGATATTCCGTTTAAGCTCATTTTGAGCCGTTCAGGCTTAGAAATTGATGTTTCTGCAGAGCAAACCGCTTTAGAAGCAATGGAAGATGCGGGTATTGAGTTAGACGTATCATGCGAAATGGGAATTTGCGGTACATGCGTTACCTCTGTGACATGCGGTATACCCGACCACAGAGATGAATTCTTTACTGCTGATGAAAAAGCAAAAAACGATAGGTTCACACCCTGTTGTTCAAGAGCGTTAAGCAACTCTCTAACGCTAGATTTATAG
- a CDS encoding aromatic ring-hydroxylating dioxygenase subunit alpha translates to MTTHTQTNSDTKTPFPLNMWYLAALSKELTDKPLARTLLNTPIVLFRDAQGHASALEDRCCHRQLPLSMGTLEKEGLRCGYHGLLFNGQGQCLEVPGQKKVPRKAKVTPFTLKEQDDLIWIWFGSEQGSTPDQDPPRYLYHSDEKYVYDGDVYHYQAPFQLIHDNLLDLSHLGYVHLKTIGGDAKTHMNAQMDVEAIGDKVTVKRYMPNSTPPPTYTAAYPFKDKIDRWQEIEFYPSHLRIWTGGIDANSESVTNPNRGGFHMRGLHCITPETEETCHYFWTISTNPTTDIENVKQKVVEQTRYTFNEDKVVIEAQHKSMKHFKGQPMIDIHVDTGANYARRIIKRLCEA, encoded by the coding sequence ATGACCACACATACACAAACTAATTCGGACACTAAAACCCCCTTTCCTCTTAACATGTGGTACTTAGCAGCACTAAGCAAAGAGTTAACCGACAAGCCACTAGCTCGCACTTTATTAAACACCCCTATAGTTTTATTTAGAGATGCACAAGGCCATGCTAGCGCACTTGAAGATCGTTGTTGCCATCGCCAACTACCTTTATCGATGGGAACACTTGAAAAAGAAGGATTAAGATGCGGTTATCATGGTCTATTATTTAATGGCCAAGGCCAATGTCTTGAAGTACCAGGGCAAAAAAAAGTTCCAAGAAAAGCAAAAGTAACGCCTTTTACACTTAAAGAGCAAGATGATTTAATTTGGATTTGGTTTGGTTCAGAGCAAGGCTCAACCCCTGATCAAGACCCACCTCGCTATCTTTATCATTCTGACGAAAAATATGTTTACGATGGTGATGTATATCACTACCAAGCACCATTTCAACTCATACATGACAATTTACTTGATCTTAGCCACTTAGGTTACGTACACCTTAAAACGATTGGTGGTGACGCTAAAACACATATGAATGCACAAATGGATGTAGAAGCTATAGGTGATAAAGTGACCGTAAAACGTTACATGCCAAATTCAACTCCGCCACCAACATATACAGCTGCTTATCCATTTAAAGATAAAATAGATCGCTGGCAAGAAATTGAATTCTATCCATCACATTTAAGGATATGGACTGGCGGTATTGACGCAAACAGTGAATCGGTAACTAACCCTAACCGTGGCGGCTTTCATATGCGTGGCTTACATTGCATAACCCCAGAAACAGAAGAAACATGTCATTATTTTTGGACTATATCAACAAACCCAACAACTGATATTGAAAATGTAAAACAAAAAGTAGTAGAACAAACTCGTTACACGTTCAATGAAGACAAAGTGGTTATTGAAGCGCAACACAAATCAATGAAGCACTTTAAAGGGCAACCTATGATTGATATCCATGTTGATACCGGTGCAAATTACGCTAGGCGAATAATTAAGCGCTTATGTGAAGCTTAA
- a CDS encoding MFS transporter codes for MFKLPITTIALIIVCSGSIIGPLGMAGVNIAIPNLAEDLQASAKMIGWMPTLYLLSSVIFMLPCGKIADNYGRKRVYAFGLGLNALASLMCAIASSIEWVLFWRFVQGAAGAMIFGIGVAIITSITPNNKRGMALGTSAACVYIGLSAAPAIGGWLTEIWGWRAVFYSQIPLVLLLLLAIKLFLHGEWKNDKKSSFDWWGTALFSLFAICLVLGLSDLPTMTGWGLTLLSVISLGLFIIHQSKSRRPLIRVQMFLESRVFSLSLSTSFLMYASNFSLAFLLSLYLQYIKGLSPSHAGQIVLLQAVSMAIMAPLSGKLSDKIQPRIIATFGCIIVMVSFFLLSLLSMDSSITYISGSLLLLGIGFGLFSTPNNNAIMGAVDKNELGVASSSMNLSRTIGNLFGMSLVNLIVHYYLGDSTFSAQHSHALMSTISLAFNVSLGFVILASCISAFRGKA; via the coding sequence TTGTTTAAACTTCCTATTACTACCATTGCACTTATAATTGTATGCAGCGGATCTATTATCGGACCTCTTGGCATGGCCGGCGTCAACATAGCTATTCCAAATCTTGCAGAGGATTTACAAGCAAGCGCTAAAATGATTGGTTGGATGCCGACCCTTTACTTACTTAGTAGCGTAATATTTATGCTGCCTTGCGGGAAAATTGCCGATAACTATGGTCGAAAACGAGTATATGCATTTGGTTTAGGCCTAAATGCACTCGCATCACTGATGTGTGCTATTGCGTCATCAATTGAATGGGTGCTTTTTTGGCGTTTTGTACAAGGCGCTGCAGGTGCCATGATTTTTGGTATTGGTGTTGCAATTATTACTTCTATTACGCCAAATAATAAAAGAGGCATGGCACTAGGCACCTCTGCAGCGTGTGTGTATATAGGCTTAAGTGCAGCCCCTGCAATAGGCGGTTGGCTCACCGAAATATGGGGATGGCGAGCTGTATTTTACTCTCAAATTCCGCTTGTGCTTCTGCTACTACTTGCTATTAAACTTTTTTTACATGGTGAGTGGAAAAACGATAAAAAATCTTCGTTTGACTGGTGGGGTACTGCGCTTTTCTCACTCTTTGCAATATGTTTAGTATTAGGACTCAGTGATCTACCCACTATGACAGGATGGGGTTTAACATTACTTTCAGTAATAAGCTTAGGATTATTTATTATTCACCAAAGTAAAAGTAGGCGACCATTAATCAGAGTACAAATGTTTTTAGAAAGCAGAGTATTCAGCTTATCGCTGTCTACATCGTTTTTAATGTACGCCAGTAATTTTTCATTGGCTTTTTTGTTAAGCTTATATCTGCAATATATTAAAGGGTTAAGTCCTTCTCATGCTGGCCAAATCGTGTTACTGCAAGCAGTTTCTATGGCCATTATGGCACCATTGTCTGGTAAACTTTCAGATAAAATACAGCCACGCATAATAGCTACATTTGGCTGTATAATTGTTATGGTCAGCTTTTTTTTACTATCACTGTTATCTATGGACTCAAGTATCACATACATAAGTGGCTCACTGTTATTGTTAGGTATTGGCTTTGGCTTATTCTCAACACCTAACAATAATGCAATTATGGGCGCTGTAGATAAGAATGAGTTAGGCGTAGCCTCTTCTTCCATGAATTTATCACGAACAATTGGTAATTTATTTGGAATGAGCTTGGTAAATTTAATTGTGCATTATTACTTAGGGGACAGCACGTTTTCAGCGCAACATAGTCATGCTTTAATGAGTACAATTTCACTCGCGTTTAACGTGTCTTTAGGCTTTGTAATTCTAGCAAGCTGTATCTCGGCATTTCGTGGGAAAGCCTAA